In the genome of Myxococcus stipitatus, one region contains:
- a CDS encoding sigma-54-dependent transcriptional regulator, translating to MTRMRIWIRFVGSGASGMRPKVMEALARVGIEPECSEGPPSGLGVLVFDEVGPMTLEAVRGCRLNASTRVLAVATTEKALGEGACWRLLLEGAADVIAWEGSHDAVAEISARLERWHAVDRIIDSPGVQRRLVGRSPSWLPVLRQIVEVATFTDASVLLLGESGTGKEEVARLIHELDRRPHKGDLVTLDCTTVVPELSGSEFFGHERGAFTGAAGVRDGAFALAHEGTLFLDEVGELSLSLQAQLLRVVQEHSYKRVGSNTWQHADFRLVCATNRELSEEVSQGSFRRDFFHRISSWVCRLPPLRERPEDILPLALHFLRTMRPDVELVLDPRVRDYLLQRNYPGNIRELRQLMGRICKRHVGSGPITVGDIPSDELPSLEGLGEWRDQSFARAVQHALTMGMGLKEIGRSASEMAIRLVLAEEEGNLQRAARRLGVTDRALQLRRAQQDD from the coding sequence ATGACGCGCATGAGGATCTGGATTCGCTTCGTGGGGAGTGGTGCCAGCGGGATGCGTCCGAAGGTGATGGAGGCGCTGGCGCGGGTGGGCATCGAGCCGGAGTGCTCGGAGGGACCTCCCTCGGGGCTCGGCGTGCTGGTGTTCGACGAGGTGGGCCCGATGACGCTGGAGGCCGTGCGAGGCTGCCGGCTGAACGCGTCCACGCGGGTGCTGGCGGTGGCGACGACGGAGAAGGCACTGGGGGAGGGCGCGTGCTGGCGGCTGCTCCTCGAGGGCGCCGCGGACGTGATTGCCTGGGAGGGCTCGCATGACGCGGTGGCGGAGATCTCCGCCCGGCTGGAGCGCTGGCACGCCGTGGACCGCATCATCGACTCGCCCGGGGTGCAGCGGCGGTTGGTGGGGCGCTCGCCTTCGTGGCTCCCCGTGCTCCGGCAGATCGTCGAGGTGGCGACGTTCACGGATGCCTCGGTGCTGCTGCTGGGCGAGAGCGGCACCGGCAAGGAGGAGGTCGCGCGCCTCATCCACGAGCTCGACCGGCGCCCGCACAAAGGGGACCTGGTGACGCTGGACTGCACCACGGTGGTGCCGGAGCTGTCGGGCAGCGAGTTCTTCGGCCATGAGCGCGGGGCCTTCACGGGGGCCGCGGGCGTCCGGGATGGCGCCTTCGCGCTGGCACACGAGGGGACGCTGTTCCTGGATGAAGTCGGGGAGCTCTCCCTGTCCCTCCAGGCGCAGCTGCTCCGCGTGGTGCAGGAGCACTCGTACAAGCGGGTGGGCTCCAACACCTGGCAGCACGCGGACTTCCGGCTGGTCTGCGCGACCAATCGCGAGCTGAGCGAGGAGGTCAGCCAGGGCTCCTTCCGCCGCGACTTCTTCCACCGCATCTCGAGCTGGGTCTGCCGGCTGCCGCCCCTGCGCGAGCGGCCCGAGGACATCCTGCCCCTCGCGCTGCACTTCCTCCGGACGATGCGGCCCGACGTGGAGCTGGTCCTGGACCCGCGGGTGCGCGACTACCTGCTCCAGCGCAACTACCCGGGAAACATCCGCGAGCTGCGTCAGCTCATGGGCCGCATCTGCAAGCGGCACGTGGGCTCCGGTCCCATCACCGTGGGCGACATCCCCTCGGACGAGCTGCCTTCGCTCGAGGGGCTCGGCGAGTGGCGCGACCAGTCCTTCGCGCGTGCCGTCCAGCACGCGCTGACGATGGGGATGGGGCTGAAGGAGATTGGCCGGAGCGCCTCGGAGATGGCCATCCGGCTGGTGCTCGCGGAAGAGGAGGGCAACCTCCAGCGCGCGGCCCGGCGACTCGGCGTCACGGACCGCGCGCTCCAGCTCCGGCGCGCGCAACAGGACGACTAG
- a CDS encoding aminotransferase class I/II-fold pyridoxal phosphate-dependent enzyme produces the protein MLDFTSSLYLGLVHASRTLEPWEQLTLGAPAILEEPASVARTEQDLAELVGCERALLSRSTLHVFWDVFSGLEGRRVSLFWDDGAYPIAKWGIETMAARGVPARGFQHHSPESLARRILSLEPGRLPVVVCDGWCPGCGELAPLDAYLDLVRAHGGLLIVDDTQAVGVLGRRHRGLPLGVGGGGSLRWEGLRGPDLLWCGSLAKALGVPMAAVAGDARVLARIEARGETRVHCSPPSVADLHAAQRALTINHREGDSLRRALAQRVAHFRERLRLAGLSAMGGQFPVQRVVLPSGVDPRRVHERLRHKGVRTVLQRSRCGPEVSVSFILTTRHGAPELTQAVDLLAEALHDEHHERTRHERVA, from the coding sequence GTGCTCGACTTCACCTCCTCGCTCTACCTGGGGCTGGTGCACGCCAGCCGGACGCTCGAGCCCTGGGAGCAGCTCACCCTGGGCGCGCCCGCCATCCTGGAGGAACCCGCCTCCGTGGCCAGGACGGAGCAAGACCTGGCGGAGCTGGTGGGCTGTGAACGCGCGCTGCTCTCCCGGTCCACGCTGCATGTGTTCTGGGATGTGTTCAGCGGGCTGGAGGGGCGCCGTGTCTCCTTGTTCTGGGACGACGGCGCCTATCCGATAGCGAAGTGGGGCATCGAGACCATGGCCGCGCGAGGTGTCCCCGCGCGCGGGTTCCAGCACCACTCGCCCGAGAGCCTGGCGCGGAGGATCCTCTCGTTGGAGCCGGGGCGTCTGCCAGTGGTGGTCTGCGATGGCTGGTGCCCGGGGTGCGGGGAGCTGGCGCCCCTCGATGCGTACCTGGACCTGGTCCGCGCGCATGGGGGGCTGCTCATCGTCGATGACACGCAGGCCGTGGGCGTGCTGGGGCGACGGCACAGGGGATTGCCGCTGGGCGTGGGGGGAGGGGGCTCGCTGCGGTGGGAGGGGCTTCGAGGGCCGGACCTCTTGTGGTGCGGCTCGCTGGCGAAGGCGCTGGGGGTGCCCATGGCGGCCGTGGCGGGAGATGCCCGGGTGTTGGCTCGAATCGAGGCACGCGGCGAGACGCGGGTGCATTGCAGTCCGCCGTCCGTCGCGGACCTCCATGCGGCGCAGCGGGCCCTCACCATCAATCATCGGGAGGGCGACTCGCTTCGCCGCGCGCTGGCCCAGCGCGTGGCGCACTTCCGCGAGCGGTTGCGGCTGGCGGGGCTGAGCGCCATGGGCGGGCAGTTCCCCGTGCAGCGGGTGGTGCTGCCCTCGGGGGTGGACCCGCGCCGGGTCCATGAGCGGCTGCGCCACAAGGGCGTTCGCACCGTGCTCCAGCGCTCGCGCTGCGGGCCGGAGGTTTCGGTGAGCTTCATCCTCACCACCCGGCACGGCGCGCCGGAGCTGACCCAAGCCGTGGACCTCCTGGCCGAGGCGCTCCACGACGAACACCACGAGAGGACACGTCATGAACGAGTGGCATGA